One region of Ficedula albicollis isolate OC2 unplaced genomic scaffold, FicAlb1.5 N02479, whole genome shotgun sequence genomic DNA includes:
- the LOC107604522 gene encoding keratin-associated protein 9-4-like: MCHPRVLSPCVTPVCHPLCHPRVLSPCVTPVCHPLCHPRVLSPCVTPVCHPLCHPRVLSPCVTPVCHPLCHPRVLSPCVTPVCHPLCHPRVLSPCVTPVCHPLCHPRVLSPCVTPVCHPLCHPRVLSPCVTPVCHPLCHPRVLSPCVTPVCHPLCHPRVLSPCVTPVCHPLCHPRVLSPCVTPVCHPLCHPRVLSPCVTPVCHPLCHPRVLSPCVTPVCHPLCHPRVLSPCVTPVCHPLCHPRVLSPCVTPVCHPLCHP; this comes from the coding sequence ATGTGTCACCCCCGTGTGTTATCCCCGTGTGTCACCCCCGTGTGTCaccccctgtgtcacccccgTGTGTTATCCCCGTGTGTCACCCCCGTGTGTCaccccctgtgtcacccccgTGTGTTATCCCCGTGTGTCACCCCCGTGTGTCaccccctgtgtcacccccgTGTGTTATCCCCGTGTGTCACCCCCGTGTGTCaccccctgtgtcacccccgTGTGTTATCCCCGTGTGTCACCCCCGTGTGTCaccccctgtgtcacccccgTGTGTTATCCCCGTGTGTCACCCCCGTGTGTCaccccctgtgtcacccccgTGTGTTATCCCCGTGTGTCACCCCCGTGTGTCaccccctgtgtcacccccgTGTGTTATCCCCGTGTGTCACCCCCGTGTGTCaccccctgtgtcacccccgTGTGTTATCCCCGTGTGTCACCCCCGTGTGTCaccccctgtgtcacccccgTGTGTTATCCCCGTGTGTCACCCCCGTGTGTCaccccctgtgtcacccccgTGTGTTATCCCCGTGTGTCACCCCCGTGTGTCaccccctgtgtcacccccgTGTGTTATCCCCGTGTGTCACCCCCGTGTGTCaccccctgtgtcacccccgTGTGTTATCCCCGTGTGTCACCCCCGTGTGTCaccccctgtgtcacccccgTGTGTTATCCCCGTGTGTCACCCCCGTGTGTCaccccctgtgtcacccccgTGTGTTATCCCCGTGTGTCACCCCCGTGTGTCaccccctgtgtcaccccc